In a single window of the Flavobacterium sp. 9R genome:
- a CDS encoding IS110 family transposase, translated as MSKFKHFLGIDVSKEYFDVVLIMNGEKEKPIHNQFVNDSKGVKALNQWLKKQRATNLETLVCLEHTGMYGKLIIKYLMLFNYSLWVEMSLKIIRSMGLQRGKNDKIDAERIAIYAMKNLQDAVIYKAPSKTIEKIRSLMSLREKLILTKSTLMRNSKEIKSLDPELSKLSEKFQKKTLKGITSDLKEIEKQLDVFIKGDENLNKIYSLAISVPGVGKVTTLYLICFTNEFKAYSSPRQLACYAGVVPFEYTSGKSIRSKPRVHHMANKKLKKHLHMCALSAVNHDPEMKEYFKRKVAEGKNKMLVINNIRNKLVHRICACVRDNKTFEVRKAA; from the coding sequence ATGAGCAAATTTAAACATTTTCTAGGCATCGATGTATCCAAAGAGTATTTTGATGTAGTTTTAATTATGAATGGAGAAAAAGAAAAACCAATTCATAATCAATTTGTAAATGATTCCAAAGGAGTAAAAGCATTAAATCAATGGCTTAAAAAGCAAAGGGCTACAAATCTAGAAACCCTTGTTTGCTTAGAACATACTGGTATGTATGGGAAATTAATCATTAAATATTTAATGCTTTTTAATTATTCTCTTTGGGTGGAGATGTCTTTAAAAATTATAAGAAGTATGGGACTTCAAAGAGGTAAAAATGATAAAATTGATGCAGAAAGGATTGCTATTTATGCAATGAAAAATCTGCAGGATGCCGTAATTTATAAAGCTCCAAGTAAAACTATTGAAAAAATCAGAAGTCTAATGTCATTAAGGGAAAAGTTGATTCTTACCAAATCTACTTTGATGCGAAATTCAAAAGAAATAAAGTCTTTAGATCCCGAATTATCAAAACTCTCTGAGAAATTTCAAAAGAAAACTTTAAAAGGGATTACTTCGGATCTAAAAGAAATAGAGAAACAATTAGATGTATTCATAAAGGGAGATGAAAACTTAAACAAAATTTATTCGCTAGCCATTTCAGTTCCTGGAGTTGGTAAAGTGACGACTTTATATTTAATCTGTTTTACTAATGAATTTAAAGCCTATTCATCGCCACGACAACTAGCTTGTTACGCGGGTGTGGTTCCTTTTGAGTATACTTCAGGAAAAAGCATCAGATCAAAACCCAGAGTTCACCATATGGCTAATAAAAAACTTAAAAAGCATTTGCATATGTGTGCTCTATCAGCTGTGAATCACGACCCCGAGATGAAAGAATATTTTAAAAGAAAAGTGGCTGAAGGGAAAAATAAAATGCTTGTAATTAATAATATAAGAAACAAATTAGTACATCGTATTTGTGCTTGTGTTAGAGATAACAAAACATTTGAAGTTAGAAAAGCAGCATAA